In one Pseudomonas hydrolytica genomic region, the following are encoded:
- the fliM gene encoding flagellar motor switch protein FliM, whose amino-acid sequence MAVQDLLSQDEIDALLHGVDDGLVATEDAAEPGSVKQYDLTSQDRIVRGRMPTLEMINERFARYTRISMFNLLRRSADVAVGGVQVMKFGEYVHSLYVPTSLNLVKMKPLRGTGLFILDAKLVFKLVDNFFGGDGRHAKIEGREFTPTELRVVRMVLDQAFVDLREAWHAVMDINFEYVNSEVNPALANIVSPSEVVVVSTFHIELDGGGGDLHITMPYSMIEPIREMLDAGFQSDVDDQDERWIKALREDILDVSVPLAATVARRQLKLRDILHMQPGDVIPVELPENVIMRANGVPTFKVKLGAHKGNLALQVLEPIERQR is encoded by the coding sequence GCTTTCCCAGGATGAGATCGACGCGCTGCTGCATGGCGTCGACGACGGGCTGGTCGCCACCGAAGACGCCGCGGAACCTGGAAGCGTCAAGCAATATGACCTGACCAGCCAGGACCGCATCGTCCGTGGGCGCATGCCGACCCTGGAGATGATCAACGAGCGTTTCGCCCGCTATACCCGCATCAGCATGTTCAACCTGCTGCGCCGCTCGGCGGACGTGGCCGTCGGTGGCGTGCAGGTGATGAAGTTCGGCGAGTACGTGCACTCGCTGTACGTGCCCACCAGCCTCAACCTGGTGAAGATGAAGCCGCTGCGCGGCACCGGCCTGTTCATTCTGGATGCCAAGCTGGTGTTCAAGCTGGTGGACAACTTCTTCGGCGGCGACGGCCGCCACGCCAAGATCGAGGGGCGCGAGTTCACCCCCACCGAACTTCGCGTGGTGCGCATGGTGCTCGATCAGGCCTTCGTCGACCTGCGCGAGGCCTGGCATGCGGTGATGGACATCAACTTCGAGTACGTCAACTCCGAGGTCAACCCGGCGCTGGCCAATATCGTCAGCCCCAGCGAGGTGGTGGTGGTGTCCACCTTCCATATCGAGCTGGACGGTGGCGGTGGCGACCTGCACATCACAATGCCCTATTCGATGATCGAGCCGATTCGCGAGATGCTCGACGCCGGTTTCCAGTCCGACGTCGACGATCAGGACGAGCGCTGGATCAAGGCCCTGCGCGAGGACATCCTCGACGTCAGCGTGCCGCTGGCCGCCACCGTGGCGCGGCGTCAGCTGAAGCTGCGCGACATCCTGCACATGCAGCCGGGTGACGTGATCCCGGTGGAGCTGCCGGAAAACGTGATCATGCGCGCCAATGGCGTGCCGACTTTCAAGGTCAAGCTCGGCGCACACAAGGGCAATCTCGCCCTGCAGGTGCTCGAGCCGATCGAGCGTCAGCGCTGA
- the fliN gene encoding flagellar motor switch protein FliN, with protein sequence MADEENTSPEEQALADEWAAALAEAGDAGQDDIDAMLAAQSSAQPAAPRAPMEEFGSAPQASGLPVSLDGPNLDVILDIPVSISMEVGNTDITIRNLLQLNQGSVIELDRLAGEPLDVLVNGTLIAHGEVVVVNEKFGIRLTDVISPSERIKKLR encoded by the coding sequence ATGGCAGACGAAGAGAACACCTCCCCCGAGGAACAGGCGCTGGCCGACGAGTGGGCGGCAGCCCTGGCCGAGGCAGGCGATGCCGGCCAGGACGACATCGACGCCATGCTGGCTGCGCAGAGCAGCGCCCAGCCGGCGGCGCCGCGTGCGCCGATGGAAGAGTTCGGCAGCGCGCCACAGGCCAGCGGGCTGCCGGTCAGTCTGGACGGCCCCAACCTGGACGTGATCCTGGATATCCCGGTGTCCATTTCCATGGAAGTGGGCAACACCGATATCACCATTCGCAACCTGCTGCAGCTCAATCAGGGCTCGGTGATCGAGCTCGATCGCCTGGCCGGCGAGCCGCTCGACGTGCTGGTCAACGGCACCCTGATCGCCCATGGCGAAGTGGTGGTGGTCAACGAGAAGTTCGGCATTCGCCTGACCGACGTGATCAGCCCCAGCGAACGCATCAAGAAGCTGCGCTGA